In Choloepus didactylus isolate mChoDid1 chromosome 6, mChoDid1.pri, whole genome shotgun sequence, one DNA window encodes the following:
- the LOC119536767 gene encoding olfactory receptor 8J3-like: MAPVNFTWVTEFILIGVSECPELQIPLFLVFLVIYGLTVAGNLGIITLTSFDARLQTPMYFFLRHLAIINLGNSTIIAPKMLINSLVKKKTTSYYECATQLGGFLLCIVAEVFMLAVMAYDRYVAICNPLLYMVVVSRRICLLLVLLTYIYSFSTAIVVSSCVFSVSYCSSNVINHFYCDIVPLLALSCSDTYFPETVVFISAATNLFFSITIVLVSYLNIVFSILRIDSSEGRKKAFSTCASHMMAVTVFYGTLLFIYVQPQTNHSLDTDKMASVFYTLVIPMLNPLIYSLRNKDVKFALKRLLKNPCSSFKSMSF, from the coding sequence ATGGCTCCTGTAAACTTCACCTGGGTGACTGAATTTATTCTCATAGGTGTCTCAGAGTGTCCAGAGCTCCAGATTCCCCTCTTCCTGGTCTTCCTGGTGATCTATGGGCTGACAGTGGCAGGGAACCTGGGCATCATCACCCTCACCAGTTTTGACGCTCGACTTCAAActcccatgtattttttcctccgACATTTGGCTATCATCAATCTTGGCAATTCTACCATAATTGCCCCTAAGATGCTGATTAATTCCTTGGTAAAGAAGAAAACCACCTCCTACTATGAATGTGCCACCCAACTTGGTGGTTTCCTGCTTTGCATCGTGGCTGAGGTTTTCATGCTagctgtgatggcctatgaccgctatgtggccatttgTAATCCCCTGCTCTACATGGTGGTGGTATCTCGACGGATCTGCCTTCTGCTAGTATTGCTCACGTACATCTATAGCTTTTCTACAGCTATTGTGGTTTCATCTTGTGTATTCTCTGTGTCTTATTGTTCTTCCAATGTAATCAATCATTTTTACTGTGATATTGTTCCTCTTTTAGCTTTATCCTGCTCTGATACTTACTTCCCAGAAACAGTGGTCTTCATTTCTGCAGCtacaaatttgtttttctccattACTATAGTTTTAGTATCCTATCTCAACATTGTCTTTTCCATTCTAAGGATAGATtcatcagaaggaaggaaaaaagcctTTTCTACCTGTGCTTCACATATGATGGCAGTCACAGTTTTCTATGGGACACTGCTATTCATCTATGTGCAACCACAAACTAACCATTCATTAGACACTGATAAAATGGCTTCAGTGTTTTATACTCTGGTGATACCCATGCTGAATCCCCTAATCTATAGTCTGCGGAATAAGGATGTGAAGTTTGCCTTAAAGAGACTCttgaaaaatccatgttcttccTTTAAATCAATGTCATTTTAG